Genomic segment of Candidatus Desulfatibia profunda:
TTTAGTCATGCCGGTTACCACAGCAGAGGAAGCAGATATCCAACAGGAAAAGGAATCCGCAGAAGTTACTAAATTAACCGGCTATAATGCTCTAACAGGTGCAGAGCTGATTAAAGTGGTTCAACTAATTCTGCAGGATTCAGGATTCGACCCCGGACCGAT
This window contains:
- a CDS encoding peptidoglycan-binding protein, with translation MPVTTAEEADIQQEKESAEVTKLTGYNALTGAELIKVVQLILQDSGFDPGPIDGVFGRRSREATKSFQMKNGLEPTGELDKDTLDTLFGSF